One Pseudomonas rhizophila DNA window includes the following coding sequences:
- a CDS encoding DUF2333 family protein yields the protein MLDWKNRAGSAPERAAEPKSATRSYLGGLFFSRALATLVGLYLLVTIAVGWYWSQEPALFPVQQNAQAAAEKEGRQMVIGYTTVETLKTVAETLLTKPGGYISNDRFPPGLWMDNMPSWEYGVLVQVRDLSRALRKDFARSQSQSAEDADLAKAEPRFNFDNRSWVLPSSESEYQEGITLLSRYQARLSDPNQKSALFYARADNLNNWLGDVGTRLGSLSQRLSASVGRVKLNTSLKTEVTAPGQVPQVDEEVVETPWMQIDNVFYEARGQAWALSHLLRAIEVDFADVLAKKNATVSVRQIIRELEASQEPVWSPMILNGSGFGVLANHSLVMANYISRANAAVIDLRQLLNQG from the coding sequence ATGCTGGACTGGAAAAACCGCGCGGGCAGCGCGCCTGAACGTGCCGCCGAGCCGAAATCGGCCACCCGCAGCTACCTGGGTGGGCTTTTTTTCAGCCGGGCACTGGCCACCCTGGTCGGCCTGTACTTGCTGGTGACCATTGCCGTCGGCTGGTACTGGAGCCAGGAGCCCGCCCTGTTCCCCGTGCAGCAGAACGCCCAGGCGGCCGCGGAGAAGGAAGGCCGGCAAATGGTGATCGGCTACACCACCGTCGAGACCCTCAAGACCGTGGCCGAAACGCTGCTGACCAAGCCAGGTGGCTACATTTCCAACGACCGGTTCCCGCCGGGCCTGTGGATGGACAACATGCCGAGCTGGGAATATGGCGTGCTGGTGCAGGTACGCGACCTGAGCCGCGCTCTGCGCAAGGACTTCGCCCGATCCCAGTCCCAGTCCGCCGAGGACGCCGACCTGGCCAAGGCCGAGCCGCGCTTCAACTTCGATAACCGCAGCTGGGTGCTGCCCTCCAGTGAGTCGGAGTACCAGGAAGGCATCACTCTGCTGAGCCGCTATCAGGCGCGCCTGTCCGATCCGAACCAGAAAAGCGCGCTGTTCTATGCCCGCGCCGATAACCTGAATAATTGGCTGGGCGATGTCGGCACTCGTCTGGGTTCGCTGTCCCAGCGCCTGTCGGCCAGCGTGGGCCGGGTCAAGCTCAACACCTCGCTGAAAACCGAAGTCACGGCCCCGGGCCAGGTACCGCAAGTGGACGAGGAGGTGGTCGAAACCCCGTGGATGCAAATCGACAACGTGTTCTACGAAGCTCGCGGCCAGGCCTGGGCGCTGTCGCATTTGCTGCGCGCAATCGAAGTGGATTTCGCCGATGTGCTGGCAAAGAAAAACGCCACGGTCAGCGTGCGGCAGATCATTCGTGAACTCGAAGCCTCCCAGGAGCCGGTCTGGAGCCCGATGATCCTCAATGGCAGCGGCTTCGGTGTATTGGCGAACCATTCGCTGGTGATGGCCAACTACATTTCCCGCGCCAACGCGGCGGTGATCGACTTGCGGCAACTGCTGAACCAGGGCTGA
- a CDS encoding NUDIX hydrolase, whose protein sequence is MEESPREVAHRVASDAELIAWVDKDDNLLGSLVRSDLRERGLIGRGTYIMLFNSAGELCVHRRTLSKAIYPGFWDVAAGGMVQANETYAESAARELAEELGVSGVELTAHDHFYFEDSGSRLWCSAFSAVWDGPLILQPEEVLEARFLAVDQVLDEIQHKPYCPDSLAALERYLRAHGDDVAKKR, encoded by the coding sequence ATGGAAGAAAGTCCGCGGGAGGTCGCTCATCGAGTGGCCTCGGATGCCGAGCTTATCGCTTGGGTCGATAAAGACGACAACCTGCTTGGCAGCCTGGTGCGTTCGGACCTGCGTGAGCGCGGTCTGATCGGGCGCGGCACCTACATCATGCTGTTCAACTCGGCCGGTGAGTTGTGCGTTCATCGGCGGACCCTGAGCAAGGCAATCTATCCGGGTTTCTGGGACGTGGCGGCCGGCGGGATGGTGCAGGCCAACGAGACCTATGCCGAGTCGGCGGCTCGAGAGCTGGCGGAAGAGTTGGGCGTGAGCGGCGTCGAACTGACGGCCCATGACCATTTTTATTTCGAAGACAGCGGCAGTCGCCTGTGGTGCTCGGCGTTCTCGGCCGTGTGGGACGGGCCGCTGATTCTGCAACCTGAAGAGGTACTCGAGGCGCGTTTCCTGGCGGTCGACCAGGTGCTCGATGAAATCCAGCACAAGCCTTACTGCCCGGACTCTCTGGCGGCACTGGAGCGCTATTTGCGAGCCCATGGCGATGATGTCGCAAAGAAGCGCTAA
- a CDS encoding translation initiation factor Sui1, giving the protein MAKKAASFAALGGLVFSTDAGRHCPDCRQPVDACICKQTTIPEGDGIARVRRESKGRGGKTVTTITGVPLAEDALKELATTLKKRCGTGGALKDGIIEIQGDHVELLLAELTRHGFKAKKSGG; this is encoded by the coding sequence GTGGCCAAAAAAGCCGCATCCTTCGCCGCCTTGGGCGGCCTGGTATTTTCTACCGACGCCGGTCGTCATTGCCCTGATTGCCGCCAGCCGGTGGATGCCTGCATCTGCAAACAGACCACCATCCCGGAAGGTGACGGTATCGCTCGCGTGCGCCGTGAAAGCAAAGGTCGCGGCGGCAAGACGGTGACCACGATCACTGGCGTGCCGCTGGCCGAGGACGCGCTCAAGGAACTGGCCACCACGTTGAAGAAACGCTGTGGCACCGGTGGTGCTTTGAAAGACGGCATCATCGAGATCCAGGGCGATCACGTCGAGCTGCTGCTGGCGGAACTGACCCGACACGGCTTCAAGGCGAAAAAGTCCGGCGGCTAG
- the speA gene encoding arginine decarboxylase produces the protein MSVRRTRKDDGSQWTVADSRSVYGIRHWGAGYFAINDAGRVEVRPNGPGSSPIDLFEQVDQLRQSGLSLPLLVRFPDILQDRVRQLTGAFDSNIARLEYQSQYTALYPIKVNQQEAVIENIIATQNVSIGLEAGSKPELLAVLALAPKGGTIVCNGYKDREFIRLALMGQKLGHNVFIVIEKESEVGLVIEEAASLKVKPQVGLRVRLSSLASSKWADTGGEKSKFGLSAAQLLSVVERFRAAGLDQGIRLLHFHMGSQIANLADYQHGFKEAIRYYGELRNLGLPVDHIDVGGGLGVDYDGTHSRNASSINYDMDDYAGVVVGMLKEFCDAQSLPHPHIFSESGRSLTAHHAMLVVQVTDVEKHHDDVPVIENKESLPETVQWLVDLLGPTDIEMVTETYWRATHYMSDVAAQYADGKLTLAEKALAEQCYFAVCRRLHNSLKARQRSHRQVLDELNDKLADKYICNFSVFQSLPDTWAIGQVLPILPLHRLDEEPLRRAVLQDLTCDSDGKIKQYVDEQSIETSLPVHSLNPGEDYLLGIFLVGAYQEILGDMHNLFGDTDSVNIYQNADGSVYHAGIETHDTIEDMLRYVHLSPEELMTHYRDKCASARISAAERTQFLDALRLGLTRSSYLSS, from the coding sequence ATGTCCGTACGACGCACACGCAAAGACGATGGCAGCCAATGGACAGTTGCGGACAGCCGCAGTGTTTACGGGATCCGCCATTGGGGGGCCGGGTATTTCGCGATCAATGACGCCGGTCGCGTCGAAGTCCGTCCGAACGGTCCAGGCAGTTCGCCCATCGACCTGTTCGAGCAAGTCGACCAGTTGCGCCAGAGCGGCCTGTCGCTGCCCTTGCTGGTGCGCTTCCCCGACATCCTGCAAGACCGCGTGCGCCAGCTCACCGGTGCGTTCGACAGCAACATAGCGCGCCTGGAATACCAGAGCCAGTACACCGCGCTCTATCCGATCAAGGTCAACCAGCAGGAAGCGGTGATCGAAAACATCATCGCCACCCAGAACGTTTCCATCGGTCTTGAGGCCGGCTCCAAGCCCGAGCTGCTGGCGGTGCTGGCCCTGGCGCCCAAGGGCGGGACTATCGTCTGCAACGGTTACAAGGACCGCGAGTTCATTCGCCTGGCGCTGATGGGCCAGAAACTGGGCCATAACGTCTTCATCGTGATCGAGAAAGAATCCGAAGTCGGCCTGGTGATCGAAGAAGCCGCGTCGCTCAAGGTCAAGCCACAGGTCGGCCTGCGGGTACGCCTGTCGTCCCTGGCGTCGAGCAAGTGGGCCGATACCGGTGGCGAAAAGTCCAAGTTCGGCTTGTCTGCCGCGCAACTGCTGTCGGTGGTCGAGCGCTTCCGCGCCGCTGGCCTGGATCAGGGCATCCGCCTGCTGCATTTCCACATGGGCTCGCAGATCGCCAACCTGGCGGACTACCAGCATGGCTTCAAGGAAGCGATCCGCTACTACGGTGAGCTGCGCAACCTCGGCCTGCCGGTGGATCACATCGATGTTGGCGGTGGCCTGGGCGTGGACTACGACGGTACGCACTCGCGCAATGCCAGTTCGATCAACTACGACATGGACGATTACGCCGGTGTCGTGGTTGGCATGCTCAAGGAGTTCTGCGATGCCCAGAGCCTGCCGCATCCGCACATCTTCTCGGAAAGTGGTCGCTCCCTGACCGCCCACCACGCGATGCTGGTGGTGCAGGTGACCGACGTCGAGAAGCACCACGACGACGTGCCGGTGATCGAAAACAAGGAAAGCCTGCCGGAGACCGTGCAGTGGCTGGTTGACCTGCTGGGCCCGACCGATATCGAGATGGTCACCGAGACCTACTGGCGCGCCACCCACTACATGAGTGACGTGGCCGCCCAGTACGCCGACGGCAAGCTGACCCTGGCGGAAAAAGCCCTGGCCGAGCAGTGCTACTTCGCGGTGTGCCGTCGCCTGCATAACTCGTTGAAGGCCCGCCAGCGCTCCCACCGTCAGGTGCTGGATGAGCTCAACGACAAGCTCGCCGACAAGTACATCTGCAACTTCTCGGTGTTCCAGAGCCTGCCGGACACCTGGGCCATCGGTCAGGTGCTGCCGATCCTGCCGCTGCATCGCCTCGATGAAGAGCCGTTGCGCCGCGCCGTGCTGCAAGACCTGACCTGCGACTCCGACGGCAAGATCAAGCAGTACGTCGACGAGCAGAGCATCGAAACCAGCCTGCCGGTGCATTCCCTCAATCCGGGCGAAGATTACCTGTTGGGCATCTTCCTGGTGGGTGCCTACCAGGAAATCCTTGGCGACATGCACAACCTGTTCGGTGACACCGACTCGGTGAACATCTACCAGAATGCCGACGGCAGCGTGTACCACGCCGGTATCGAAACCCACGACACCATCGAAGACATGCTGCGCTACGTGCACCTGTCGCCGGAGGAGTTGATGACCCACTACCGCGACAAATGCGCCAGCGCCCGTATCAGCGCCGCGGAACGCACCCAGTTCCTGGATGCCCTGCGCCTGGGGTTGACGCGGTCGTCCTACCTGTCTTCCTGA
- a CDS encoding type VI secretion system Vgr family protein, translated as MSDPASEPSFRLEIAGLPESFVVVAFTGSEAISEPFVFDVELLIGDTPLDLAGLLYRSVWLSFDAGGRGIHGQIHELVQHRQGAGCRVRIGPKLACLAQRFSQRVFSARSVPQIIRQVLKAHGIAGRQVCLALSGDYPLRDFCTQYRESDLQFLQRVCAEAGIYFHFEQARDGHCLVFADSTDDSLPDGETFYRLEGTAPAVRNWRVQSDVSGEQVALGRSDLMGLHCGRTLSLAGHPVEGWNQPWLLTKVEHRAQAGVYGNHFRAIPAGWPFVATGVAAKPRMLSRQRGWVVTVDEPQMQVAGRVAVQFDWVYQGEGASPSHCWLPLAPELAAWGHAIGKGSEVLVSFIEGDPDRPLISALLDAPASREDADESPLSETSQPVHEGSGFDPLLLAAIQSAEPLVLLCLLPGGGSFNPCSQPLCTCRMLTQLGAGAAP; from the coding sequence ATGTCCGATCCAGCCAGCGAGCCGTCATTTCGTCTGGAGATAGCCGGTCTGCCCGAATCCTTTGTTGTCGTGGCCTTCACGGGCAGCGAAGCCATCAGCGAACCCTTTGTCTTTGATGTGGAGCTGTTGATCGGCGATACGCCCCTGGACCTTGCCGGGTTGCTCTACCGCAGCGTCTGGTTGAGTTTCGACGCTGGAGGGCGGGGCATCCATGGGCAGATTCACGAGCTTGTCCAGCATCGTCAGGGCGCTGGTTGCCGGGTACGCATCGGGCCGAAGCTGGCGTGCCTGGCGCAACGATTCAGCCAGCGGGTGTTCAGTGCCCGCTCAGTGCCGCAAATCATTCGCCAGGTGCTCAAGGCCCACGGCATTGCCGGACGCCAGGTGTGCCTGGCTTTGAGTGGCGATTATCCGCTGCGCGATTTCTGTACCCAATATCGGGAGTCAGATCTGCAATTTCTCCAACGCGTGTGCGCCGAGGCGGGCATTTACTTCCATTTCGAGCAGGCTCGGGATGGGCATTGTCTGGTTTTTGCTGACAGCACGGACGATTCCCTGCCCGATGGCGAGACGTTTTACAGGCTCGAGGGAACGGCTCCGGCGGTGCGCAACTGGCGTGTACAAAGCGATGTTTCGGGGGAGCAGGTAGCCTTGGGCCGCAGCGATCTGATGGGGCTGCATTGCGGCCGGACGCTGTCGCTGGCAGGGCACCCTGTCGAAGGCTGGAACCAGCCCTGGCTGTTGACGAAAGTCGAGCATCGCGCGCAGGCCGGCGTGTATGGCAACCATTTTCGCGCCATTCCTGCGGGATGGCCGTTCGTGGCGACCGGGGTTGCGGCAAAACCTCGCATGCTGAGTCGGCAGCGCGGCTGGGTGGTCACGGTCGATGAGCCGCAGATGCAGGTGGCGGGGCGAGTGGCGGTGCAGTTCGACTGGGTCTATCAGGGGGAGGGAGCCAGTCCCAGTCATTGCTGGCTGCCGTTGGCCCCTGAGCTGGCCGCTTGGGGGCACGCCATTGGCAAGGGCTCCGAGGTGCTGGTGAGTTTTATCGAGGGCGACCCGGACCGTCCATTGATCAGCGCACTGCTCGACGCGCCGGCATCTCGGGAAGACGCGGATGAATCCCCCCTGAGTGAAACGTCCCAACCAGTCCATGAGGGCTCTGGCTTCGACCCGCTTCTGTTGGCGGCGATCCAGAGTGCCGAGCCGTTGGTGTTGTTGTGTCTGTTGCCCGGAGGCGGCAGCTTCAACCCCTGTAGCCAGCCGTTGTGCACCTGCCGCATGCTCACGCAGCTTGGCGCGGGCGCTGCTCCATGA
- a CDS encoding DUF4123 domain-containing protein, translated as MNAAAMSASAPQWLLLDVPGAPDTAQRLQEQFAEIRRFALFEGTELHGLREHGPLLVDLQQSPALASLCHLDAGAWPGLLLVSRASEAQLLAHLRRMLTVTLGLHHKALLNYYNPHTASYFFDGCDPRELSCWLGPISLVRWFGGTWGDRTIGSQGWQQLCNPGLAVPALENEHSLSDWQQSQLQRCLLERHVWQWSCSTGRDFRLLWEDLQQGLTLGFTERPVLDDWLWLRLQYPNARPVPGLKGGSQRERLDHLRRLWQDNQG; from the coding sequence ATGAATGCTGCCGCCATGTCTGCATCAGCGCCGCAATGGCTGCTGCTCGACGTACCCGGTGCGCCGGACACCGCGCAGCGTTTGCAGGAGCAGTTCGCCGAGATCCGGCGCTTTGCCTTGTTCGAAGGCACCGAATTGCACGGGCTGAGGGAGCATGGTCCGTTGCTGGTGGATTTGCAGCAATCGCCGGCACTGGCCAGCCTGTGTCACCTGGATGCCGGCGCCTGGCCGGGGCTGTTGTTGGTCAGCCGAGCGTCAGAGGCGCAATTACTGGCGCATCTGCGGCGTATGTTGACGGTGACGTTAGGCCTGCATCACAAGGCCTTGCTGAACTATTACAACCCTCACACGGCCAGTTATTTCTTCGACGGTTGCGATCCTCGGGAACTCAGTTGCTGGCTGGGGCCGATCAGCCTGGTGCGCTGGTTCGGCGGGACCTGGGGCGACAGGACCATCGGCAGCCAGGGCTGGCAGCAACTCTGCAATCCGGGGCTGGCAGTACCGGCACTGGAAAATGAACACAGCCTCAGCGACTGGCAGCAAAGTCAGTTGCAGCGATGTCTGCTGGAACGCCACGTCTGGCAGTGGTCATGTTCTACCGGACGGGATTTCCGCCTGCTCTGGGAGGACTTGCAGCAAGGGCTGACCCTGGGGTTCACCGAACGACCGGTACTCGATGACTGGTTATGGCTGCGCCTGCAATACCCCAATGCCCGACCCGTGCCGGGGCTCAAAGGCGGTTCGCAGCGCGAACGCCTGGATCACCTGCGGCGGCTGTGGCAGGACAATCAAGGTTGA